The following DNA comes from Funiculus sociatus GB2-C1.
CCTGCCATAGTGTTAGTGGCGGCTCCAAAAAAGCAGATAGCGATCGCTAAGAGTATCCCACCCGCATACGCTGGCTTTACCCAACGAGTTTCCAACCATTCCGCCATTCGATCAACGTTTTTCATCAAAAGCGCCCAATCGCTATATCACAAGCAATTTAACAAAAATCAGATTACGAATAAATAAAATTTTTTGCCCCTATCCGGGAATTTTTTACAATATTTAAGTAAATTCACGCTTTACTTAGAAAACAATTTATAGACTAGATCCATTAAACTGTGGTTTTACCAATACCATCTGACCAAGATTAGGGGTTGGGAATTGGGAATTGGAAATTGAAAAAAGTCTTACCCAGTCCCCAGCCCCCAGTCCCCAATCCCCAGCCCCTAGTTAACACCTCGCGAAAACCGGAAAAATGACACAAATCAATGATGCTGGCAAATTGAAGCCTCAGGCTCCTCCACATATGCCACCACCGCCACCCCCTCCTCAGATGCAGACAGGGCGACTACCAGAGGTCAGCAACGTTAATACTTCCATTAAACAATTGGTTAAGGAAGCGTTTCATCACAAAGCCTCTGACATTCACATTAGAGTTGGGCAAGTTACCAGATTTAGGGTTCGAGGTCAGATAACCCAATCTGAAAGTCAGATGAGGGTGACACCAGAAATCTTTGAAAGATACCTGGCAGAGATTCTGAGTCCAGTTCAGCGAAAGCAATTCGCTGAGAAAAAAGAGCTGGATACAGCGATTTTCTATCCAGGTTTCGTGCGCTGTCGGGTGAACTGCTTTGAGACTCTGATGGGCGGAGCGATGGTGCTGCGCTTAATCACTCTGGATGTCCCTTCTATTGATAGTTTAAACTTACCGCAAGTCCTCAAAGACATTGTGTCAAAACCCCAAGGACTAATCCTAGTTACAGGGCCTACGGGATCGGGGAAATCAACTACACTTGCAGCAATGATTCGTCATCTGAACGAGACGATGAATAAGCACATTGTGACAATTGAAGACCCGATTGAATTTGTTCACTCTTCGCAAAATTGCCTACTTAGTCAGCGGGAAGTCGGTTTGCATACCAATGACTTTCACGAGGCGCTACGGGCAGTTTTACGGGAAGACCCGGATGTGATTCTGATTGGGGAAATGCGCGATCGCATTACCATTGAGACAGCTTTGCAAGCATCCCAAACGGGTCACTTAGTGTTGGGGACTCTGCACACCAGAAGCGCTATCGGTGCTGTGGATCGTTTGTTAAACCTCTACAAAGCAGATGAACAGCCAGTGATGCGGATACAGATTACCCAATCTCTGATAGCTGTAGTAGCCCAACTCCTACTTCCCACCACAGATAGTCGGCGCACCGCAGTTCACGATATTTTAATTAATACACCTGCAATGCAAGATTACCTGCTCAAAGGTGAAAATGAGGAGGCATTCCGGTTAATGGAAAACGACCAGTACGACGGTATGCAGGTGATGAATCAAGCTCTCTACAATGAAATGCTGGAGGGTCGGATTACCCTTGAGGAAGCCTTGAACGCTTCCCCAGATCCCAACGATCTAGATCGCCGTATTCGTACAGGTGGGGTTGATGCTTCTAACTCCTCGACTCGCAGTTGGATGTAATCTCAGATCCCATCAACCGAAGATGATGTGACACCCCAAATAAAAAAGCCCGCACAGGCGGGCTTTTTTATGTAGCCGCAGGTTTCACCTGCGGGCTACCTGAGATAATTACCGTTTCGCCAGCTTCTTCGCCAGCTTCCGCAGACGAATGGACTTGGGCGTTACTTCCACCAATTCATCTGATCCAATGTATTCCAAGGCACGCTCCAAGCTCATATCTATTGGCGCTTGCAACTGCACTAACTCATCACCGCCAGAGGCACGGTGGTTGGTCAGCTGCTTCGCCTTGCAGACATTGAGTTCCAAGTCTTGTTGACGGTTGTGTTCACCGACAATCATGCCTTTGTAAACTTTGGTACCCGGAGTGATAAAGAACGCACCCCGATCCTCAGCATTCTTCATTGCGTAGAAGGTAGCAACGCCCTCTTCAAATGAAATTAAGACACCGTTGCGGCGAGTTTCCATATCGCTGGTGATGGGGCGATAGTCTAGGAAACTGTGGTTCATAATCCCTTCGCCACGGGTGAGGCGCATGAATTCACCCCGGAAGCCGATTAAACCACGGGCGGGAATTACAAATTCTAGTTGAGTGCGACCCGTGGCACTCATCTGCATATCTTGCATTTCGCCCTTGCGCTGTCCCAAACGTTCGATACAGCCACCGCTAGCTTCTTGGGGGACATCCAGCACCAAACATTCGTAGGGTTCGCAGGGTTGACCGCTGACTTCGCGGAAAATCACTTGCGGCTGGGAAACTTGAAATTCATAGCCTTCCCGACGCATGGTTTCAATCAAGATGCCGAGGTGGAGTTCGCCTCGACCGGAAACGAGTAATTTATCGGGAGAGTCGGTATCTTCGACACGCAGGGCGACGTTTGTTTCGAGTTCGCGGAACAGGCGATCGCGAACTTGCCGCGATGTCACCATCGTCCCTTCCTGTCCGGCAAAGGGCGAATCGTTCACCGAGAAGGTCATTTGCAAGGTAGGCTCATCCACCTTAATCAGTGGCAAAGCTTGCGGTTCGTTTGGACAGGTAATTGTCTCGCCAATGTTCGCATCGGCGAAACCAGCCACCGCCACAATATTTCCCGCAGAGGCTTCTTCCAAATCAATCCGCTTTAAGCCTTCAAAACCCATCAACTTGGAGATTTTACCTTTCACAATGGCGCTGGTTTCCGTCACCAAAGCCACTTGTTGCCCCATCCGGATTGTGCCGTTATGAATTTTTCCAATCACAATCCGACCCAGATATTCAGAATAATCCAGGGTTGTCACTTGCAGTTGTAAAGGCTTATTCGGATCGCCTACAGGTGGCGCGACATGGTGCAGAATTGCCTCAAACATGGGCTGCATATCCATGTTGTCGGATTCCAGGTCGTTTCTGGCATAACCATTGATACCGGAAGCAAACAGATAAGGGAAATCGCACTGATCGTCATCTGCGCCCAGTTCCAAAAACAGATCCAATACTTTATCAATTGCGCCGTGGGGATCAGCTTGAGGACGGTCGATTTTATTTACGACAACGATAGGGCGCAATCCCTTTTCTAGGGCTTTTTTCAGCACAAATCGTGTCTGCGGCATGGGGCCTTCATTGGCATCCACAATCAGGATACAGCCATCGACCATGCCTAACACCCGCTCGACTTCGCCGCCAAAATCGGCGTGTCCAGGGGTATCGATAATATTGATTAGGGTTTCTTTGTATCTGACGGCGGTGTTTTTCGACAAAATTGTGATGCCCCGCTCCCTCTCTAGGGCGTTGGAATCCATGACGCAATCAGGAACGTCTTCCCCTTCGCGGAAGATGCCAGATTGTTTGAGGAGGGCATCAACAAGGGTGGTTTTGCCGTGATCGACGTGGGCAATGATTGCGACGTTGCGAATGGGGAGACTCATAGGAGCGTTCCAGAGTTGGTACTGCGACTCAGTTAAATTTAAGAAGCTCTTTAACAGAATTTGTCATCTAAGAGTAATGCTGTAAAGAAGCCTTAACAATTCTAGCTTAATT
Coding sequences within:
- a CDS encoding type IV pilus twitching motility protein PilT is translated as MTQINDAGKLKPQAPPHMPPPPPPPQMQTGRLPEVSNVNTSIKQLVKEAFHHKASDIHIRVGQVTRFRVRGQITQSESQMRVTPEIFERYLAEILSPVQRKQFAEKKELDTAIFYPGFVRCRVNCFETLMGGAMVLRLITLDVPSIDSLNLPQVLKDIVSKPQGLILVTGPTGSGKSTTLAAMIRHLNETMNKHIVTIEDPIEFVHSSQNCLLSQREVGLHTNDFHEALRAVLREDPDVILIGEMRDRITIETALQASQTGHLVLGTLHTRSAIGAVDRLLNLYKADEQPVMRIQITQSLIAVVAQLLLPTTDSRRTAVHDILINTPAMQDYLLKGENEEAFRLMENDQYDGMQVMNQALYNEMLEGRITLEEALNASPDPNDLDRRIRTGGVDASNSSTRSWM
- the typA gene encoding translational GTPase TypA, encoding MSLPIRNVAIIAHVDHGKTTLVDALLKQSGIFREGEDVPDCVMDSNALERERGITILSKNTAVRYKETLINIIDTPGHADFGGEVERVLGMVDGCILIVDANEGPMPQTRFVLKKALEKGLRPIVVVNKIDRPQADPHGAIDKVLDLFLELGADDDQCDFPYLFASGINGYARNDLESDNMDMQPMFEAILHHVAPPVGDPNKPLQLQVTTLDYSEYLGRIVIGKIHNGTIRMGQQVALVTETSAIVKGKISKLMGFEGLKRIDLEEASAGNIVAVAGFADANIGETITCPNEPQALPLIKVDEPTLQMTFSVNDSPFAGQEGTMVTSRQVRDRLFRELETNVALRVEDTDSPDKLLVSGRGELHLGILIETMRREGYEFQVSQPQVIFREVSGQPCEPYECLVLDVPQEASGGCIERLGQRKGEMQDMQMSATGRTQLEFVIPARGLIGFRGEFMRLTRGEGIMNHSFLDYRPITSDMETRRNGVLISFEEGVATFYAMKNAEDRGAFFITPGTKVYKGMIVGEHNRQQDLELNVCKAKQLTNHRASGGDELVQLQAPIDMSLERALEYIGSDELVEVTPKSIRLRKLAKKLAKR